From Maniola hyperantus chromosome 21, iAphHyp1.2, whole genome shotgun sequence, the proteins below share one genomic window:
- the LOC117992375 gene encoding HEAT repeat-containing protein 5B isoform X2: MEVSHSLTLNETALQQLPDDKKPHFIFEWLRFLDKVLVAAHKSDLKSCQQKLVAQLVNLLRENLGAPARRILARCLATLFSVGDTFLLFDTVNKCNDIIKVKDDSPSYLPTRLAAICCLGSMYEKLGRMMGRSYEETVTTLVRSMKNAESQTRLEIMTTLDKICVGMGTAAGAALREVSRAARAALLNERATSVRAAAANTIRHMLPLLRLSPADVDAIAAACLRAAHPSDYALRCAVAELLGALIAATQAGEVNNINTKTKIGMQPVANKKDPPKNVISLEEALNLLMGAFLRGGTSFLKGEIIKSGSGVNREVRVCVTNAYVMFVQNMGGVWLERNMSTLLTHVLDLVANPKAASSHVDAVYSRKCINYILRNTLGKMLGEKAQASACREIIQIVAKQMNSIDFNPENAKDCNQETLFSQHLLVCALTEAGELAQQLGTSVHNLVADTSLNMIDTVCSVLEHPCVAARLGAASCLRGLCIAHPALLAPLLDRCTDALDVPRPTPHRISGYSAALAAILGAVRSSPLGVPHGRGKIAFNAAEQLLRSAGQSSRLTAARTNAGWLIVGAICTLGVPVVRGLLPRMLLLWRNSFPRSAKELESEKARGDAFTWQVTLEGRAGALSALHSLLIHCPSLVNNDDTAKRLTQPIDGAIAVLTNVGAVVRNYGGSLKAPAALLRLRLYQACAALGAAASAPAAPLLRLLAAELAGSADASGANVATGMLRSAMHPRDTILLGEEGWIYDTDHAEIEEQLISPLSASGSSALEHDACCLYRKLSGAQPLGVAVIDASVALFPLIFSRAANKHRQQMLEHFVECIKMSKGSRQEAIQINVYTALLLALRTLAEQKSSLGAGQDAVKTAAMELVIAGLSANTATVRAAAASCAGRLCSCITEADSQALSERVIALARSATSRPIRAAAAAAVGAVQRARGTASSAAALPVLRALAQDTAAVEVQVWSLHALSVLVDASGPMFRGHVDSTLNLVLKLLFSAPPGLDELHRSIGRLLAALITVVGPELQACGCAAVGRFVCACAALREGGGAGAAADAIGGLQQLHMFAPNHINLHALVPQLCHDLSSPELSVRRAALCCLRQLSQKDAADVCKYATLASDYVPARPYCGVVITDTGLPGALFAYLDMERDKTALSHARDTLSCCLLAAAGNRSVRDWLVLAKKVLTVRLEDSSNNETDFDAEGDDDQAEFHAESEQSTHPAVQPRWPTRVFAMECIHKVMGACEATGDGAHFDLVKAKEKLLTDPNADYLSLHLSDLVRMAFVGATGESDALRLCGLKTLQIIIQQFARAPEPDFPGHLLLEQYQAQVGAAVRPAFAGDTASHVTAAACDVCSAWIGCGVARDINDLRRVHQLLVTSLDKLNKKGNTTLIYNESMATLEKLSILKAWAEVYIVAMVSNDSAPGSYVKQLDTKPVNNRAEIAKWRNQVLQNNNQTDNANQESEDEEYGEFESKGESLLKLVEPELESLGENWLAALKDHALLSLPPEFASQLPHGGGAFYSAETAEASRAHYARAWPSLLYAAALRFNANIANSSQAAENSEKPDSNVDNRNNKTENGNCEFFEPIDEKFHLLFGICMEALCAQRDMSTENTITVLLSLVTLLDAPENRARLLKDRALAIELCQIIHRTGLTQESVEALLLAADALQPVVAAAREQLRRAMQDKIKELAPNEPTESIPQSVLEVVHTLGEGGPTGDLPPGKSLVFACLEVCVCLIVRRLPSLSPLKQEGRVGVIGVRKGLGVHGDTLLIKSLASMSDLTTLTSPQGALSLLPTILYLATEILRESKGDPILVDAGILLLQQAAECKAVRVHPETCEQHALLLQSTLGTLVDRVKSEEADQRIDNVTGARAMAAILARAAPAPPLHYPCINHFRQCLDTRDHEVFASCCTVLRSVWSRSAPAECVSWWARALAARVVARAAAARHATDAQHVKAAVAAVTALDELVDAAPDAARIQMLWILVPIVISYLRESSELPRAPAHVRTLHEFALHWLMRVGPKHPQEFKTMMQQSSELRTKLENAVKANQANRNARRSASTRPAFDTRPAKPAIELKTDFSDFR; this comes from the exons ATGGAAGTGTCACATTCTTTAACACTAAATGAGACAGCCCTGCAACAACTGCCAGATGATAAGAAGCCTCACTTTATATTTGAGTGGCTGCGGTTCTTAGATAAGGTTCTGGTTGCAGCACATAAG TCGGATCTCAAAAGCTGCCAACAGAAGTTAGTAGCTCAGTTGGTCAATCTCCTACGCGAGAATCTTGGCGCCCCAGCTCGGAGGATACTTGCAAGGTGTTTGGCCACATTGTTCTCTGTGGGCGACACATTTCTACTCTTTGATACAGTTAACAAATGCAATGACATAATCAAAGTGAAGGATGATTCGCCTTCATATTTGCCAACTAGATT GGCTGCAATATGCTGCTTGGGGAGCATGTACGAAAAGCTCGGCAGAATGATGGGGAGGTCTTACGAGGAAACTGTGACCACTCTCGTGAGGTCGATGAAGAATGCCGAGTCGCAGACACGGCTGGAGATTATGACTACTCTTGACAAG ATATGCGTCGGAATGGGTACAGCGGCTGGCGCGGCCCTTCGAGAGGTATCGCGAGCGGCTCGCGCGGCCCTTCTCAATGAGAGGGCGACGTCCGTGCGCGCGGCCGCGGCCAACACAATACGTCACATGTTGCCGCTGCTAAGACTATCTCCCGCCGATGTGGACGCTATAGCGGCCGCGTGCTTGAGAGCCGCTCATCCCAGTGACTATGCTTTGAG GTGTGCAGTAGCAGAACTTTTAGGCGCGCTTATAGCAGCCACACAAGCTGGCGAAGTGAATAACAtcaatacaaaaacaaaaataggcATGCAACCag tGGCAAATAAAAAAGATCCTCCGAAAAACGTAATATCCCTGGAAGAAGCTTTGAATCTGTTGATGGGTGCCTTTTTACGAGGAGGAACGTCATTTCTGAAAGGGGAGATCATAAAATCTGGTTCTGGAGTCAATAGAGAAGTTCGCGTCTGTGTTACAAAC GCGTACGTAATGTTCGTACAGAATATGGGTGGAGTGTGGCTCGAACGCAACATGAGCACGCTACTAACGCATGTATTGGACCTGGTCGCTAACCCCAAAGCTGCCAGCTCGCACGTCGACGCTGTATATTCCAG GAAATGTATAAACTATATTCTAAGAAATACATTGGGTAAAATGTTGGGCGAAAAAGCCCAAGCATCCGCGTGCCGTGAAATCATTCAGATAGTGGCAAAGCAGATGAACAGCATAGACTTCAACCCAGAGAATGCTAAAGACTGCAATCAG GAAACTTTGTTCAGTCAACATCTGCTAGTATGCGCACTGACGGAGGCAGGTGAGTTGGCTCAACAACTGGGAACATCTGTGCATAACCTGGTTGCGGACACCTCACTCAATATGATCGACACTGTTTGCTCT gtGTTAGAACACCCGTGCGTAGCGGCGCGTCTAGGCGCGGCTTCTTGTTTACGCGGCTTGTGCATAGCGCATCCTGCTCTACTGGCGCCTCTACTGGACCGATGCACCGACGCGCTAGACGTACCTAGACCTACGCCGCATCGGATATCGG GATATTCAGCAGCATTAGCAGCCATCTTAGGTGCAGTTCGCTCATCTCCACTGGGCGTACCTCATGGTCGTGGCAAGATAGCGTTCAACGCGGCAGAACAGTTATTGCGATCCGCTGGACAAAGTAGCCGCTTGACTGCCGCGAGAACCAACGCTGGCTGGCTTATTGTTGGAGCTATTTGTACATTGG GTGTGCCAGTAGTTCGTGGCTTGTTGCCGCGAATGCTGCTTCTATGGAGAAACAGCTTCCCGCGTTCAGCTAAGGAGCTCGAATCCGAGAAGGCAAGGGGAGATGCGTTCACATGGCAG GTGACCTTAGAAGGACGGGCCGGTGCCCTCTCAGCCTTGCACAGTCTGCTCATACATTGTCCTTCCCTCGTCAACAATGACGATACCGCCAAACGATTGACTCAACCCATTGATGGAGCTATCGCTGTTTTGACTAA TGTGGGAGCAGTAGTGCGTAACTACGGAGGTTCACTAAAAGCCCCTGCAGCGTTGCTGCGATTGCGGTTATACCAAGCGTGCGCCGCACTGGGCGCTGCGGCGTCCGCACCCGCGGCTCCGTTGCTGCGGTTACTAGCCGCTGAGCTGGCGGGCTCTGCGGATGCGAGCGGCGCTAACGTTGCCACGG GTATGCTACGAAGTGCTATGCACCCTCGAGATACTATATTACTTGGAGAAGAAGGCTGGATATATGATACCGATCACGCTGAAATTGAAGAACAG CTGATATCGCCGCTGAGCGCCAGCGGTTCAAGCGCTCTGGAGCACGACGCGTGTTGTCTGTACCGCAAGTTGTCGGGAGCACAACCACTGGGCGTCGCTGTTATTGACGCTTCTGTGGCTCTCTTCCCGTTGATATTCTCACGGGCGGCGAACAAACACAg aCAACAAATGCTCGAGCATTTCGTGGAATGCATCAAAATGTCCAAAGGAAGTAGGCAGGAGGCTATTCAAATCAACGTGTACACGGCCTTACTTCTGGCGTTGCGTACTCTCGCGGAACAGAAGAGTTCCTTGGGAGCAGGACAAGACGCTGTGAAGACTGCTGCTATGGAACTTGTTATT GCGGGTCTATCAGCAAACACCgctacagtacgcgcggcggcCGCGTCTTGCGCCGGACGTCTTTGTAGCTGTATTACTGAAGCGGATAGCCAGGCTTTGAGTGAAAGAGTGATCGCTTTAGCACGATCGGCGACAAGTCGACCTATCCGTGCTGCGGCTGCAGCGGCTGTGGGTGCGGTGCAGCGTGCGAGGGGCACCGCGTCAAGCGCTGCAGCGCTGCCGGTGTTGAGAGCGCTTGCTCAGGACACCGCTGCTGTGGAAGTGCAG gtGTGGTCTCTCCACGCACTGTCGGTCCTCGTGGATGCATCAGGGCCCATGTTCCGAGGCCACGTGGACTCGACTCTCAATCTGGTGCTAAAGCTGTTGTTCAGCGCCCCGCCTGGCTTGGATGAGCTACACCGCAGCATTGGACGTTTGCTGGCTGCATTGATTACTGTCGTTGGACCTGAGTTGCAAG CGTGCGGTTGCGCAGCAGTAGGTCGGTTTGTGTGCGCGTGCGCAGCGCTACGGGAAGGCGGCGGTGCGGGTGCAGCGGCCGATGCCATTGGCGGGTTACAACAACTGCACATGTTCGCGCCCAATCACATTAACCTACACGCCTTGGTGCCGCAGTTATGT cATGATCTATCAAGTCCAGAGTTGTCTGTTCGTCGCGCGGCGCTGTGTTGTCTGCGCCAGCTGTCGCAAAAAGACGCGGCTGACGTATGCAAGTACGCTACGTTGGCCTCTGACTACGTACCTGCCAGGCCTTATTGCG GTGTCGTCATAACGGATACGGGGCTCCCAGGCGCGCTATTCGCATACTTGGATATGGAACGTGACAAAACGGCACTGTCCCACGCCCGCGACACTTTGTCATGCTGTCTATTAGCAGCGGCCGGTAATAGATCTGTCAGAGACTGGCTTGTTTTGGCGAAGAAAGTACTGACGGTGAGATTAG AGGATAGCAGCAATAATGAGACAGATTTCGACGCGGAAGGTGATGATGACCAGGCGGAATTTCATGCAGAATCTGAGCAATCCACTCATCCAGCCGTACAACCCAGGTGGCCTACACGG GTATTTGCAATGGAATGTATTCACAAAGTTATGGGCGCATGCGAAGCGACAGGAGACGGCGCGCATTTTGATCTCGTGAAAGCTAAAGAAAAGCTGTTAACGGATCCGAACG CTGACTACCTTTCCCTCCATCTTTCGGACCTTGTCCGTATGGCGTTTGTGGGAGCGACGGGAGAATCGGACGCCCTGAGGCTGTGCGGTTTGAAGACGCTCCAGATCATTATACAACAGTTTGCGCGCGCGCCCGAACCGGACTTCCCCGGACATTTGCTGCTGGAGCAATATCAAGCACAG GTGGGTGCAGCCGTGCGGCCGGCATTTGCGGGCGATACCGCGTCCCATGTTACAGCGGCCGCTTGTGATGTATGTTCTGCTTGGATCGGATGTGGTGTCGCGAGAGATATCAACGATTTGCGAAG AGTCCATCAGTTACTTGTTACCAGTTTGGATAAATTAAACAAGAAAGGCAACACTACACTGATATACAATGAAAGTATGGCTACTCTGGAGAAACTTTCTATACTAAAGGCTTGGGCTGAA GTATACATAGTAGCGATGGTAAGCAATGACAGTGCTCCGGGCAGTTACGTCAAACAGCTAGACACTAAGCCCGTCAACAATCGCGCAGAGATCGCAAAATGGCGGAACCAAGTGCTTCAAAACAACAACCAGACAGACAACGCTAACCAGGAGAGTGAAGATGAAGAATACGGAGAGTTTGAGTCAAAAGGAGAGAGTTTGTTGAAGCTAGTGGAGCCCGAGTTGGAGAGTTTGGGGGAGAATTGGTTGGCTGCTCTGAAGGACCATGCGCTGCTGAGTTTACCGCCGG AGTTTGCGTCTCAACTGCCGCACGGAGGCGGTGCGTTTTACTCCGCAGAGACGGCAGAAGCGTCGCGGGCGCACTACGCGCGCGCTTGGCCCTCCCTATTGTATGCCGCTGCGTTACGGTTCAACGCTAATATTGCTAACTCCAGCCAAGCCGCTGAAAACTCAG AGAAACCCGACAGTAACGTTGATAATAGAAATAACAAGACCGAGAATGGAAATTGTGAATTTTTCGAACCTATCGATGAAAAATTCCATCTTTTATTTG GTATTTGTATGGAAGCGCTGTGTGCCCAGCGCGATATGAGTACCGAAAATACAATAACAGTTCTGCTGTCGTTGGTCACTCTACTGGATGCTCCTGAGAATAGAGCTAGATTGCTTAAAGACAG AGCATTGGCCATAGAACTGTGTCAGATCATTCACCGCACGGGGCTCACGCAGGAGAGCGTGGAGGCGTTACTGTTGGCGGCTGACGCGCTGCAGCCCGTGGTCGCGGCCGCCAGGGAACAGTTGAGGCGAGCTATGCAGGACAAGATAAAGG AACTAGCACCAAACGAACCAACAGAAAGCATACCCCAATCAGTCCTAGAAGTAGTCCACACTTTAGGAGAAGGTGGCCCCACGGGAGACTTGCCCCCAGGGAAATCCCTAGTGTTCGCCTGTTTGgaagtgtgtgtctgtttgaTTGTTCGGCGGCTGCCTTCCTTAAGTCCGTTGAAGCAGGAAGGACGGGTAGGGGTTATAGGGGTCCGAAAGGGGTTGGGAGTCCATGGAGACACGTTGTTGATCAAGAGTTTGGCTTCTATGTCGGATTTGACTACGCTTACTAGTCCTCAAG GTGCCCTATCACTTCTACCAACAATACTGTACCTCGCCACGGAGATCCTGCGCGAGAGTAAGGGTGACCCCATACTGGTGGACGCGGGGATCCTCCTGTTGCAGCAGGCGGCGGAATGCAAGGCGGTGCGCGTGCACCCCGAGACGTGTGAACAACATGCCTTACTGCTACAGAGCACGCTCGGTACACTTGTGGACAGAGTCAAGTCGG AAGAGGCAGATCAGCGTATAGACAATGTGACGGGCGCGCGTGCGATGGCGGCCATATTGGCTCgagctgcgcccgcgccgcccttGCATTATCCCTGCATCAACCACTTCCGACAGTGCCTCGATACCAGAGACCACGAG GTGTTCGCGTCATGCTGCACGGTGCTCCGCAGCGTGTGGTCACGCAGCGCGCCCGCGGAGTGCGTGTCGTGGTGGGCGCGCGCACTCGCCGCGCGCGTCGTCGCGCGAGCCGCCGCGGCGCGCCACGCCACCGACGCGCAGCACGTGAAGGCGGCCGTCGCTGCGGTTACCGCGCTTGATGAACTGGTGGACGCTGCGCCGGATGCCGCGC